In Thermodesulfobacteriota bacterium, one DNA window encodes the following:
- a CDS encoding GIY-YIG nuclease family protein yields the protein MPYYVYVLKSEADHSSYVGHTSNLQKRLLEHNSGKSPSTRFKRPWKLLHKEEFQTRSQAIQREKYLKSIPGRLELKNKGLR from the coding sequence ATGCCCTACTATGTCTATGTCCTCAAAAGCGAAGCCGACCACTCCTCCTACGTAGGCCACACCTCCAACCTCCAAAAAAGACTCCTCGAACATAACTCCGGAAAAAGCCCCTCCACCAGATTTAAACGCCCCTGGAAACTCCTCCATAAAGAAGAATTCCAAACCCGCTCCCAAGCCATCCAAAGAGAAAAATACCTCAAATCCATCCCAGGAAGACTCGAACTGAAAAACAAAGGGCTCCGGTGA